The DNA sequence ACTGCGGCGCTGATTTTGAGCGTGCGTCTGTGCGCGGCAGCCTcggtgctggctgcaggagcagggcgAATACCTGAGACAGCACAAAGCCAGCGCCGTGCCACGCCTGACTCACCCGAAAGAAACGTGCCCGCACCAAACCGGGACTGTGGCTTCAACCGGCGGCACGTGAGCCCAGCCTGATTCCCGGCAGCGAGGAAGCACGAGCGGTGCCCACCCCTGCCACAGCCGGGCACCaaaggctgcaggcaggctggccgggggctgccgggctGGCACCGCTGAGCCCCTCCGGTGGCTCTGCTTTCACCGGCGAGGGGCATCTCTGGGCAGTGGGCACGCCGCGCTGCGTGGTCGGTCCTCTTCGCCCTCCCTGAGTGGGTGGGAGGGGACCCCCACTGGCGATGCTGGAggccaaactttttttttttgcttgctcaAGATAAGTAAAGCCGGGGCTCGTCGTGCCAAAATCCCAGTGGAGGCTGGCGTGCCCCGCTCTTGGGGAAGCACTGCAGTGGCTGGAGCTTCTGCAAAGTCCCTAGGAATTGCTGCCGACCCGCTGCTCCGGCAAAAGGCCAGCCGGCCCCTGGAGCAGGCGTTTGCCCCCAGCTTGCTGAgcctgcagagctctgctggatTTTTGCAACCCGGGCTCGAGCTCTGCTCTCGCTGCAGCGAAAGCCTCTGGCTGCTGGCCCGGGGCCCGCGGGGGGATGCGATGGGGGCTTCAAGCCGCTTGCCTTCCTCCGCCGCGCTCCCTACGCTCTTCTTCTCCTGCGCTTGGTCCGACTGTGGTCCCTCCCGCCGGCACGGATGCAAAACCGGTTGGCAAGCTGGGagccggggcgggagggagcTGGCGCCGGCATCTCCTCGTGATGCCGCTTCCTCGGAGGGCGGCGCGCCCAGCGCCAGCCTCGCCGGGGCCGCGCAGACTGGTCGGCTCCAGCGCTCCCGGCAGAGCCGAGCcagcggcggcggctcccgAGCTGGCCCCGGTGTGGCCGGTGGCTCGTGTGCTGGTAGCCACGGGGAGCGAACACAGCCCTGGGTGAGCTGCCGTACTTTGGGGCCACGTGTTATGGTCCCAGGGGGTTTAATtgtccttccctctgctctcgGCCATGCCTGAGCACGGCAGCTGGGAAGCCGAGCAGCGCCGAAGACCTTAAATAACACCAGAGCATCCTCGCCCTCCTGGCCCCAGGCCTCCCGCCAGCCTCCCAGGAGGGtggtttgtgttgggttttttttttggttgggtttttttttttgtgtgtgtgtgaataaattaaaacttcCGAAACAAACCCTTCGACCGCCCCGCTCCTctaaggcaaaacaaaacctgcctGGCTCAGACGGCACACGGCTGTGTTTGCTCCCTCCTTGCCAGGCTTGCCCAAAACAAGCCAGCAAACCTGTCTCTCTCGGGTTTTTTTGGGATGTTTCCCGGTGTTTTGAGGCTCAGGAGGTGATGGGGAACTTCATGTTTGGACTGGAAGCTTTTCTTGCCGGCTGGGGCGGGAGCAGCGCAGGTAACCGTGTCCCGGCGGCGGGCAGAGTGCTGGCTGCGGCATGGCGAGGCCGTGGCTGCGagcacttttaattttaaaccttATCTTTATTGCAGTTTTCTCCTGCCCTGTTGGGAAAGACGAAATGCACCTTATCTGTCCGGCTGCTGGCAGCACGACCTGTtcccagggaggggagaggcggATGTGCCGCGCCGGCGGCTTGCGGCACCTTCAGCATCCCCTGCGGCACCGGGGATGGCGCCAGGGGCGATGCCAGGGGTGATGCCGGGGTGATGCTGAGCCAGCCTGGCATACACCCATGGTGGGTGCTGGGTGTTGGGTGGCTCCGCCGGGAAAGGGGGGGatccctgcagccccttcctGCCAGCCAAGCACCTCCTGGGTGTCTTATCGCTCTGGCCACTGGCCAGGGGCTTTACTATGGGTTTCTGACGCAGCAATAAAGTAAAGCCAAGCCGGGAACCGGCCTGCGGATGCTGAGCCAAGGATGGCTTAGCTGGCACCCCAAGAGCTGGAGCCAGTAGCACCCCGATCCCAGCCTGGGGGTGCAGGAGCTGAGGGTGCAGCCAGTCCCCGTGCCCATCCCAGGGCTGGTGGAAGGGTGCCGAGAGGAGTCTGCGTCTCAGGGGGGCTGTGGAGTGAGTGACAATGCCCAGGGCCACCACTGCGTCTATCCTGGAGTGGCTCCAGGTGCTGGATAGGGCCCTTTCGCAGGGATGGCCTAAGGAGCACCCAAGGGTGCCAGGCAGGAGGGTGCAGGGGCCATGGGGCTGGCCCTGCAGTGCTCCCTGTTAATGGTTAATGTGGCCAGGCAGCGGCAGTGGCATCGGCCCCGCGTGAGCTATCGACgctgccgccggccccgggAACAGGCTGtaccttgctgctgctgtttgcatcccagctgctctgccccgCCGGGGCCCTGCGACACCCAGCTCCCACCCAGGCTGCCCCCCAGCCACCCCGATggtggctttgggggggggtgaCAGTGTCACCCGCGGTGCTCCTGCTCGAGCTGAGATAGAGATGAGGCTGGGAGTGGGCATGGCAGCACCCGGTGCACCCTGCGTGGGACATCCCCATCGGATGCGGGGTGGCAAGAGCAGACCAGaatccctccccccccgccagcacccCAGCCAGGTGAGGGGGGGTTGCCGTGCCTCTCAGCCACCATTTCTGGGAGGCGAAAAGCATTCAGGGAAAGGCAGCATCTCCCAGGGAGCCTTGTGCCAGGTCCCAGTGGTGCCCGATGCTTTTGGAGGACgttttgggggggcggggggggggggggggggggggtgatggcTCTGGCCCCGCATTCCTGCTGGGCTCTGGGCTGTCCTGGCGCCTTGCCTTGCCATGCCCATGCTTTTACCTGCACCTTGCATCAGAGAGGCGCTTGGGGCGATGGGGGTTGCAGATAAGGGAGTGGTTTCTTCCTCTTGTGTGCAATAGGAGAGAAAACACCAGCTCCTCAACCAGCGAATGCCCCAGGGCAAGGTCATGTCCCCGGCGGGTCCGGAGCTGGAGTGGGGCAGTGAGCCCCAAGCAGGGGACCGGTGCTGGAGGTTTTACTCCCTGGGGGtggaagggcagagctggggggtgtccctgggggctggggacagccagcCGGCGGCTGTCACTGCTACTACAGGGCTCTTCTTGGCTCTTGCAGGCTGCGACTCGGGCTTCGGGCAGGCGACGGCACGGCATTTGGATGCCATGGGCTTTCGGGTGTTCGCCAGCGTGCTGGACCCACAGGGTCCCGGCGCCCAGGAGCTGCGCAGGAGCTGCTCGCCAGGGCTGACGCTGCTGCAGATGGACCTGACCAAGCCAGAGGACATCCAGCGTGTCCTGCAGCACATCCAGGCCCACACCAACAGCACAGGTAGGAGCCCGTGGCACCCCCCCAGGACCCCACACAGCTCCCCAGGACCTCAGCTTGCAGCCAGCGTGGCAGTGCCAAGCCTCcatgtgcccccccccccccaacatgaGCTGCATCCTTGCTGACAGCCTCCACTAATGGGACTTGTCCTGGCGCACCCCCAATTCCCCTGCAGGACGCCCATgagccagggagcagctgggatcccCAGGGTGGGGGTTCCCCCATTTGGGTCACCTCTTCAAGCGTCCTGTCCCTGCAGGGCTCTGGGGTCTGGTGAACAACGCTGGCTTCAATGACACCATCGCCGATGCTGAGCTCTCACCGCTGGGCAAGTTTCGCACCTGCATGGAGGTGAACTTCTTCGGTTCGCTGGAGCTCACCAAGGGGCTGCTGCCCCTGCTCCGCTCCGCCAGCGGCCGCATCGTCACTGTGAGCAGCCCTGCGGGTAAGCAGCCTGCCTTTGGCACGGCCCGCCGGACCCctggcacccccccccccagctcaggTCGAGCATCCCCACGGCGTGGCGCGGCTCCCACTCCCCACCAGGCACCTCTGCTTCTCCAGCCAGCGCATGAGGCCGGTCCCCTAAGCCCTTTCCTTGTGCAGCGGCTGGGAGTGCAGCCCTACACAAGTCCTGCcggtccctgcctgccccagccaggcaggcagctgcctgaaaGCCTGCTCACCCatcctttctctcctgcaaGGTGAtctgcccttcccctgcctggcAGCCTACGGGGCCTCGAAGGCAGCCCTCAGCCTGCTCATGGACACCTTCCGCAGCgagctccagccctggggcGTCAAAGTCAGCCTCGTCCTGCCTGGCTACTACAAAACAGGTACGAGGGTCAGCACCCACTTGCTGCCTGCACCTGCAGGCAAAGGGCAGGTACCCCTGGGGAGGCAGAAGATGGAGCAATGGCAGGTGGGGCAGGATCCAGCTTCTCAGCAGCCCCAGCTacctccctggggacagtgGCCATCGTGTGGCCTTTGGGCTCCTCCGGTTGAGGAGAGGCACGGGGGCAGGAtcaagccctgccagcagcttctctgccaCAGGGGGTGGCCAGACCAGCTCAGCCACGTTTATGGTGGCACCGTCCCCACTGCCAGCAGGATCTGAGACTTCTGGTTGAGCCCTGGGCTACAAAGAGCCACCATGGTGCTTCCCCCATGGCAAATCTCTGCCAGGGTTTCAGCAGGACCTTCccgggagggggctgggggctgctggcacccatgccgggggaggggggggggctggaggaggggggCCATGCAGCTCACAGGGGGGCCACGTCCTTGCAGGGACAACATGCGACCCTGCCTTCTGGAACCTGCAGAAGCAGCGGCTGGTGGCCAGCCTGCCCCGGGAACTGCTGCAGGCTTACGGGGAGGACTACGTGGAGGAGATCAACCGCCAGTTCATCCAGTTCATGAAGGTGGCGGTGGAGGACCTCAGCGCGGTGGTGAACAGCATCACGGACGGGCTCCTGGCTGCCAACCCAGCCGTGCGCTACTACCCAGGGCAGGGCCTTGGGCTCATGTATTTCATACATCGCTACCTGCCCTATTTTGTCCGAGACTTGTTcttaaaaggatttttcatCAACCCCAAGCTGCCCCGAGCATTGCGGCAAGAGCACCACAACGACGCGAAGGCCTGACCTCGGCCCGCATGCGGTCGCGGGGCAGGAGCGAGCCTTCTCCCGGGATTTCCAGGCACGCCAGCCCCCGAGCGCGTGCACAGCCATCGGCATTGCCCTCCTGCACTGCGGGGGAACAATCAGCACTAGATGTGAAAAACCAAATTGCTTTCCAAAATCAGGCAGATCTATTTTCTATTGTGCGAGAATCAACATTTTCTAAAGACcttgtttttgtattttttctaacCGTGCATCCTCCAAGGGGGCCGCCCCTGCCTGACTCAACGGCTCTGCACCACAGGCTGGGATGTACCTCAGGCGTTTCTCAGCTACCCGACATCTTCCTTGCTGCTGTGGGAGCTCCAAGCGTTTGTCTCCATCACCTCTTGGCTAGGTCAGGCCCAGGATCCTGCGGCCACTGCTGCATCAGCCCTCACCTCCCTGCTGTTCATTACACACTCCACGTGCTCCCGGCGAGCGCAGGGGCCGAGGCCAGGCTGCAGAGCCCTTCACGAGATAAACTACATGAttgtcactttttaaataaatctcttcTTGATATGCCACTGGGCTCCGGCAGTCTCCTTCTGCAGCGCTTGGTCAGGGATGCCCGGCCTGCTCACTGCCGTCCGGCTGGAGGAGCAGTGAGGGCTACAGCTCCTGGGCACCCAccagctcagcacccagctGCACCCACAGACCAGGCACCACACACAGCTTGGGCTGGAGTGCAAACGCCCAGGGCCCCCAGTGGGGGGCAAGACCTCCCTGCCTGTGGTAGAAGCAAGAGCCCCAAGTCATACCAATAACTACTGTGGGTAAGAGGCTCCGTGTCAGACACAGGCTCCTCCTGGAGACGGGGGAACAGGCCCCCAAGTAAGCAGGGAGAGCGGAGTGCAATAGGCAGGTATTTATTGGTGTAGAGAGGGGGGGTCATGGCATAACAAACACTGCAGAGGTGACCACAGCACAAGCTGGGACAGAGCCActctccatccatccctcccagcagcagcaccaagcATGCGTTTCCCACCAGCAAGGTTTCCCCACTGCCACACCAGCCCGGGACATCTCCCGGATCTCGAGTGCCAGGGGGAgctggcagccaggagcagggctgccacGCCATGCCCAGGGCTTGGCTCCCACCCCCTAACCACAGACAAGCAGGGCCTGGACAGCGCGTGGGACAT is a window from the Balearica regulorum gibbericeps isolate bBalReg1 chromosome 13, bBalReg1.pri, whole genome shotgun sequence genome containing:
- the HSD11B2 gene encoding 11-beta-hydroxysteroid dehydrogenase type 2, with protein sequence MEPGLERWAYGALWAALAGSLALRAARRALGPGRGLVLPLALLAGLQSLCRACLPLPLGLALAAAAACLLLWRASPRRLLPVAGRAVLVTGCDSGFGQATARHLDAMGFRVFASVLDPQGPGAQELRRSCSPGLTLLQMDLTKPEDIQRVLQHIQAHTNSTGLWGLVNNAGFNDTIADAELSPLGKFRTCMEVNFFGSLELTKGLLPLLRSASGRIVTVSSPAGDLPFPCLAAYGASKAALSLLMDTFRSELQPWGVKVSLVLPGYYKTGTTCDPAFWNLQKQRLVASLPRELLQAYGEDYVEEINRQFIQFMKVAVEDLSAVVNSITDGLLAANPAVRYYPGQGLGLMYFIHRYLPYFVRDLFLKGFFINPKLPRALRQEHHNDAKA